TTCCATTGATGTTCTCATTGGTAATGCTCAGCCACTGTTCAGTATCACATTTTGTATCTGAATGTGTGAACAATACAAACACTATTTTGTTTTTAGTGGCTTTGATtgtgtaataaaaatatttctaacTATAACTAACTGAAGTCAGTCATATAGGAAATCAAGACCCTCCTATAGTAAGTTTATCTTCTTCATCACATGCTTTTTTTATCCAGTAAGtcatcacatgaaaatgcactggcagcaaaaataaaacccattcctctctttatgttttaaaacatcCAGATTTCATAAATCCATCGCAACAAATTGGTAGCTTTCAGACCTTAATGTAATGGCCATATCTGTGACTTGTACAGCACCTGATTATTTGCCAAAATGTGATGTTACGATACCATCTATGGTCAGATTCTTGACTTTTATGGAAAGAAAGTCTATGCCGTGAGTTCACAATGAGATTTATGCCTGGCTCAAAGGTATTGAAACCATTAGAGAGTCATTGAACCATGATCAGACTTACTGTAAATCCCCCAAAACATGTGGCTccaaaacatgcatttaaagcACACACTAATATTAACTTCATCTGTGTTTTAAATTCTAATACCATTACTCATCACCGCTGTGGGCCACATTATACTCAGAATGCTTTTTCAGTCATAATTCAAGCAACTAAAATGGTCTTACTGCAATTATCATGAAGTGAGTGTTTTTAGGATGAAACTTGTTCATGGATTCTCAAAGGTTTTGATGCCAAAATTGAACCAATTTCAACCACATATCTCATTTGTTGAGGCCAAAATAGACTGTTATAAATAACTTTCCTGTCATTATTTTTTGATGGAGAGTGAAATCTATGATGCTatatattgtgttattgttCTGCTTccaatgaataaaaaaagataaaacttgAGTTCACTCAGTTGAGGTTCCCTGAACCCCAGTTCGGGGCAACACAACGTAATATTCATATTCAACAGTGTGCAGGATAAGCCCCCCTCACTCAGCATCCCACCCCCTttccactcactcactcacacacactcctctcccGTTGACTCAGACACATCAAAGCTGGAGCTGAGGAGACACAGAGCAGAACCGGACGGGACATGAGAGTTCAGATCACAAAGTTTGTCGGTAGATTTTCACCATATACACTCTTGACCACCAGTTCCTCCTGctcaagataaaaaaacatcCTTATTTTGTGATTGAAGAGGGATTCAAGATTTCAAGATGAGAAAAGGAGGGAGATTTCAAAATGGAAACTGAACTTCTTCACAAAAGAAATCCATGGAATATTATTTTTACAGCATCTTTAATAAGGTAAgattaataattttaaatatgGTTGATAAATGGCTGATAAATATTTTCAACGAGGCCTATGTGAATACTGTGTGGACAGGCCTACATATTAATTTGTGAATGGCCTCTTTATAGCATTGATTATGGCCCAAAAATAGGCTATTACACAATGAACTTTTTCCATTATCTGTGACCTTCCAATATCTtatcaaaatgatgaattatgTTCATTATGGAATATTTAGCTTCTGTGTTTTAGGCCTATtgagaaaaatatgtaattattcacCTATTTTAAACTGCATAGACTACAAGCATTTGTATGAAAGGTTACAACTTAAAAGAAAATGATCCGAGTAGATCTAAATAATGTTCAATCTTGACCTGCAAGGATTTCAAGGTCCTGTCATGAATAGCTATGACGCAACTGTTATTTAAAGGGAGCCGGTAAACTCATGGAGGCGCGCAGCACTGCAGGGGTTTGGCTGCTCCTCCACAGTTCAACAGTAGCTCTTAACCCCGGTGCCACCTGGGTTACCATGTGTCATACAGGCCGTTCCTGTCAGGCACCCCGCGTCTGCTTTGATGTCGCTGCAGATTACATTTCTGCAGAAAATCATCAGTCTTTGGAGAAAGTATCACAACTGACAAAAATGCTAATGTAAAATATCTATCTCCATCTCTGGAGGAACAAAGTGTGACTTGAGTTTcagtttatcttttaaaaattaaaaactttaaGTCAAGCatacatcaaaaacacacaacataaacccagaaatataaactaaaacttATATATAAGAACTTGTTTTTGCATGAACCAACTTCTAAGACATCTTGTAGGTCTTTCAGTGTCTCCCACTTAACCTAATTGTTGCCCAACTGTTGACCTACAGGCTTTCAAAGGTTTCAGTCCAGATTTACAACCTCAATTGGAGCCCTCCTACTCTGAAAATCCAATTATTTTACTAAAACCATGGCTGTCCCGCCTGGCTCCCCATGAAACTATAAAACTGTGAAGACTGAGCCAACCAGAACAGATTTCTGCTAAAACATAAACCATCATGGTTTTGCTGACATGTTCATTTCAACTACATGTTTatatgactttatttattttaggtgTCACTattcaaaatatacataaaatcaCTTTGCAGAGACACAAATCAGTTTTGTTGTTCTTAACCCttgaatgaaacaaataaaatcaccaGAAACCagagaaatataacaaatataacatCACTGACAAAATATCCTTTtgttctcctctccatctttttcttcctccGCCTCCTTTTAATCTGTCTCATTTTACTTTGCATCTGTTTActaaaacagtttgacatttcaaTACTAACAATCAAACCTTTTCTAAATTCTCATTATGGACCTCTCAGGTTCTTTGCCTCCTCCTTCCCAATACACCTCCTCTATTATCCCCAATTTCTCTGtgccctcctcctctccctccatctctccatcacCCAGCCTGGCCTCCACAGCTCTGTTCTGCtcgctcctctctctcctctccttgctgGGCATCACTGGGAACCTGTACACTCTGGTCCTCCTCCTGAGGCGCAGGAGAAGTAGGAGAAGACATGGAGCGGGACTGACCTGCTGCCTAATGAGAGTACCTGTACCATCCTGCCTTGCCaactcctcctccccttcttcctctcccatcacctcttcctcctcctcctcctctcttcaccTGCAGGTGCTGAGCCTTGCTCTTGCTGATCTGCTCTACCTTTTCACCGCTCCCTTCATTGTGTATGACAGTCTGGCGTCCGACTGGGCCTTTGGTGAGCTGGGCTGCCGCCTCCTCCTGAGCCTGGACCTCCTCACCATGCACGCCTCCATCTTCACTCTCACCGCCATGAGTCTGGACCGCTACCGGGCTGTGGCCCATCCCCTCcgcacctcctcctccaactCCTCTGGCCTGCTGCGTGTGGGCCTGGCCTGGGGGCTGGCTGTGGCTCTTAGCCTGCCCATGATGATCACTCTCCACCTGGAGGACGGGGAGAACCAGGAGGGCCAgctgtgtgtgcctgcatggGATGAGCAGAGCTCCAAGGCCTATCTGAGCGTGCTGTTCTGCACCAGCATTCTTGGTCCTGGGCTGGCCATTGGAGCTCTTTATGCTACTTTAGGCCGGCTTTACTGGGTTTCTCAGACTCAGTCTGCCTGGGCCACTGGGAGCAGTACTGCTTGCCCTCCCCGTGCTCCCAAACCTAAAGTCCTGCTCCTCATCCTGGGCATTGTCCTGGCCTTTTGGGCCTGCTTCCTCCCTTTCTGGATCTGGCAGCTGCTGCCTCTGTACCAGCCCGACATGCTGCGGACAGTACCAGTGGGGACACAGGTGACAGTGAACCGTATCCTCACGGGGCTGACATATGGAAACTCATGTGTGAATCCGTTCTTCTACACACTATTGACTGGGAAACATAGACGCAATCGGCAGACGCTGACATCAGCAAATCAGCTCTGCCGCAAGAGCAGTCCACTGCAGTAATGTGGGTGTCTCTCTAACAGTTGAGACGATAATGTGAGtctgtacatgtatgttttctggtatacacacatatgtgtgAAAAGTACTGTAAATGAATGCTTTATGATTTCCACAATAGGCACCAAAGACCATTGATGAAATGATAGCACTTTGTATAAAAGCTTGGTCAAAGGATAATATTTCTTATTAGgagattaaataataatatttggGTTTTAACTGAGTGCAAACTGACAATCTCTGTTAGATGTATTACTGAAATAATGCTTTATTTGCTAAATCTGTCCAACcatcatataaaataatatgtcTTTAATTGCTGTAGTAAGCAAGTTctcacaaaatgatcattttgttttaaatgttttcctgATACTACATTAATGTCTCTggtaaagtaaaacatttttaaacaagtgGTTACTAAAGTGATTACTTGTGTGATGCCATTAAACCCAAATCAACAGAGAGAGCCGGTTTATTTAGTAAAGTGAATTTTTGTCTCTAATAAATCCTGTACTATATAATATTAGGAAAGATGAGTTAATGCCATATGTTGTGCATGTACAAGCATTTCCAATAAAACCTTGATGCACTTCTGCTTGTTTTCAGAGAACaatcaaagaaaatgtttgtttttgaacaACTGGTTGTGACTGGTCTGGACCTCGTTGGGACATTTTTCTGAGACATTGTTTGTTGACATAATGAATTATGTTTGACTGGGTCAACAGTCTTTTGTTTGCTTCCCTTGAACCCTGACTTTTTTATA
This sequence is a window from Thunnus thynnus chromosome 10, fThuThy2.1, whole genome shotgun sequence. Protein-coding genes within it:
- the uts2r3 gene encoding urotensin-2 receptor encodes the protein MDLSGSLPPPSQYTSSIIPNFSVPSSSPSISPSPSLASTALFCSLLSLLSLLGITGNLYTLVLLLRRRRSRRRHGAGLTCCLMRVPVPSCLANSSSPSSSPITSSSSSSSLHLQVLSLALADLLYLFTAPFIVYDSLASDWAFGELGCRLLLSLDLLTMHASIFTLTAMSLDRYRAVAHPLRTSSSNSSGLLRVGLAWGLAVALSLPMMITLHLEDGENQEGQLCVPAWDEQSSKAYLSVLFCTSILGPGLAIGALYATLGRLYWVSQTQSAWATGSSTACPPRAPKPKVLLLILGIVLAFWACFLPFWIWQLLPLYQPDMLRTVPVGTQVTVNRILTGLTYGNSCVNPFFYTLLTGKHRRNRQTLTSANQLCRKSSPLQ